A genomic region of Klebsiella sp. RIT-PI-d contains the following coding sequences:
- a CDS encoding spore coat U domain-containing protein — MRRILKGSFRGAGLRLRTGFFFALTILPFSGPQALTKQTFQVSATIVRGCSVVSGTGGELGVLNFGTRSGAAFGTISAQFVPNTALSLACTPGVALTMTIDGGQHYASVRNMQRAQGAERVPYRLYSSSSLAANSEIVVNQQVAVPVTDAGNIALTLFGVAQLTALSPAGVYNDQLTVTLSW, encoded by the coding sequence ATGCGGCGAATACTAAAAGGCTCCTTTCGGGGAGCCGGGCTACGCCTACGCACAGGCTTTTTTTTCGCCCTGACGATCTTACCGTTCAGCGGGCCGCAGGCGCTAACCAAACAAACCTTTCAGGTAAGCGCCACCATTGTGCGGGGATGTTCGGTAGTCAGCGGCACGGGAGGAGAGCTGGGGGTGCTCAATTTTGGCACCCGCTCCGGTGCAGCGTTCGGCACTATCAGCGCGCAGTTCGTGCCCAATACAGCGCTCTCGCTGGCCTGTACGCCGGGCGTCGCGCTGACCATGACTATTGATGGCGGCCAGCATTATGCTTCAGTACGCAACATGCAGCGGGCGCAGGGAGCGGAGCGTGTTCCTTATCGGCTTTACAGCAGCAGTTCGCTGGCCGCCAACAGTGAGATTGTGGTCAACCAGCAGGTGGCCGTTCCGGTAACTGACGCCGGTAATATCGCTCTGACGCTGTTTGGCGTGGCGCAACTGACTGCGCTAAGTCCGGCAGGGGTTTATAACGATCAATTAACGGTGACCTTATCGTGGTGA
- a CDS encoding spore coat U domain-containing protein, with protein sequence MRLLILTSSILVLMNTQAHAVTSNGTIGATLTLTNGCLINGSPSQNGINFGTLDFGTHPATFSTLTTQLRGATSGNSFGIQCTTTSYRVEITGNTHTANPGSSVGTPGTDPRYLVNTDDATQGVAYNLYSDSGFNNEITNNTPIPIASNTGPVDNYTLYGRIQDGGNSISVVPGTYTDTINVSVTY encoded by the coding sequence ATGCGTCTTTTAATCCTTACGAGCAGTATTCTGGTTTTAATGAACACTCAGGCCCACGCGGTCACCAGCAACGGCACCATTGGTGCCACGCTAACGCTGACCAACGGCTGTTTAATCAATGGTTCGCCCAGTCAGAATGGAATTAATTTCGGTACCCTGGATTTTGGTACGCACCCGGCAACGTTCTCCACGCTTACCACGCAATTAAGAGGGGCCACCAGCGGTAATAGTTTTGGTATTCAATGCACCACCACCAGTTATCGGGTTGAAATTACGGGGAATACGCATACGGCAAATCCAGGCTCTTCAGTTGGAACGCCGGGCACCGATCCACGCTATCTGGTCAATACTGATGATGCCACTCAGGGCGTCGCGTATAATTTGTATAGCGACAGTGGTTTTAATAATGAAATCACCAATAACACTCCCATTCCCATCGCATCAAATACCGGACCTGTCGATAATTACACGTTGTATGGACGTATCCAGGACGGCGGTAACAGTATTAGTGTGGTTCCCGGCACATATACCGACACCATTAATGTCAGCGTAACGTACTGA
- the cheW gene encoding chemotaxis protein CheW, with amino-acid sequence MTGMNNVTKLAGEPSGQEFLVFTLADEEYGIDILKVQEIRGYDQVTRIANTPAFIKGVTNLRGVIVPIVDLRVKFEQQGVEYNDNTVVIVLNLGQRVVGIVVDGVSDVLSLTAEQIRPAPEFAVTLSTEYLTGLGALGERMLILVNIEKLLNSEEMALLDSAANHAA; translated from the coding sequence ATGACCGGTATGAATAACGTTACAAAACTGGCAGGTGAGCCATCGGGTCAGGAATTTTTGGTCTTCACGCTGGCCGATGAAGAGTATGGGATTGATATCCTGAAAGTGCAGGAGATCCGCGGTTACGATCAGGTAACCCGCATTGCCAACACCCCGGCTTTCATTAAGGGCGTGACCAATCTGCGCGGAGTTATTGTCCCTATCGTTGATCTGCGGGTGAAATTTGAGCAGCAGGGCGTTGAGTATAATGACAACACGGTGGTGATCGTACTCAATCTCGGTCAGCGTGTGGTCGGAATTGTGGTTGATGGGGTTTCCGATGTGCTGTCACTGACTGCTGAACAAATCCGTCCGGCACCGGAATTTGCCGTCACGCTCTCTACCGAATACCTGACCGGTCTCGGCGCACTGGGCGAACGCATGTTGATTCTGGTTAATATTGAGAAATTACTCAACAGCGAAGAGATGGCGCTGCTGGATTCTGCTGCAAATCACGCTGCCTGA
- the cheA gene encoding chemotaxis protein CheA, with amino-acid sequence MSMDISDFYQTFFDEADELLADMEQHLLDLVPESPDGEQLNAIFRAAHSIKGGAGTFGFSILQETTHLMENLLDEARRGEMHLNTDIINLFLETKDIMQEQLDAYKSSQEPDAASFEYICHALRQLALEAKGEVASPPAAKLTVVAPDEPQETASGQTRIVLSRLKAGEPDLLEEELGNLATLAGVVKTADSLSAILDGSVEEDDIVAVLCFVIEADQIAFEAVVADESDAESEEQPSIDAPAPAAPVLVAVPKEAPASRSSAEKPTRVSESSSIRVAVEKVDQLINLVGELVITQSMLAQRSNELDPVAHGDLITSMGQLQRNARDLQESVMSIRMMPMEYVFSRFPRLVRDLASKLNKEIELTLVGSSTELDKSLIERIIDPLTHLVRNSLDHGIESPDTRLAAGKSAVGNLVLSAEHQGGNICIEVTDDGAGLNRQRILAKAASQGMAVHDNMSDEEVGMLIFAPGFSTAEQVTDVSGRGVGMDVVKRNIQEMGGHVEIQSKQGTGTTIRILLPLTLAILDGMSVKVSGEVFILPLNAVMESLQPRIEDLHPLAGGERVLEVRGEYLPLVELWKVFDVQGARTEATQGIVVILQTAGRRYALLVDQLIGQHQVVVKNLESNYRKVPGISAATILGDGSVALIVDVSALQGLNREQRMAHTAA; translated from the coding sequence GTGAGCATGGATATTAGTGATTTTTATCAGACTTTTTTTGATGAAGCCGATGAATTACTGGCTGACATGGAACAGCATCTGCTGGACCTGGTGCCCGAGTCGCCGGATGGAGAACAGCTGAATGCAATTTTCCGCGCGGCCCACTCGATTAAAGGCGGTGCGGGTACCTTTGGATTCTCAATTTTGCAGGAAACCACGCATTTAATGGAGAACCTGCTGGACGAGGCCCGACGTGGAGAGATGCACCTTAACACTGACATTATCAACCTGTTTTTGGAAACTAAAGATATTATGCAGGAACAGCTCGATGCTTATAAAAGCTCTCAGGAGCCGGACGCTGCCAGCTTTGAATATATCTGTCACGCGCTGCGCCAGTTAGCGCTAGAAGCAAAAGGCGAGGTTGCATCGCCGCCTGCCGCCAAACTGACCGTTGTTGCCCCCGACGAACCGCAGGAGACTGCCAGCGGACAGACGCGTATTGTGCTCTCGCGCCTGAAGGCGGGGGAGCCCGATCTGCTGGAAGAGGAACTGGGCAATCTGGCAACGCTTGCGGGCGTGGTGAAAACCGCGGACTCACTGTCGGCCATTCTTGATGGTAGCGTCGAAGAAGACGACATTGTTGCGGTACTGTGTTTCGTTATCGAAGCCGATCAGATTGCGTTTGAAGCCGTGGTCGCCGATGAGTCTGACGCCGAATCAGAAGAACAACCGTCTATTGACGCTCCCGCACCCGCAGCACCCGTGCTGGTCGCCGTGCCAAAAGAGGCGCCGGCCAGCCGCAGCAGCGCCGAAAAGCCGACCCGCGTCAGCGAGTCTTCCAGCATTCGCGTGGCCGTTGAAAAAGTCGATCAGCTTATTAACCTGGTCGGCGAACTGGTGATCACCCAGTCGATGCTGGCCCAGCGCTCTAATGAACTCGATCCGGTCGCTCATGGCGATCTGATTACCAGCATGGGGCAGCTGCAGCGTAACGCCCGCGATCTTCAGGAATCGGTAATGTCCATCCGCATGATGCCGATGGAATATGTCTTCAGCCGCTTCCCGCGTCTGGTGCGGGATCTGGCCAGTAAGCTGAATAAGGAAATTGAACTGACGCTGGTGGGGAGTTCCACCGAGCTTGATAAAAGCCTGATTGAACGCATCATCGATCCGCTGACGCACCTGGTGCGTAACAGCCTTGACCACGGTATTGAATCCCCGGATACGCGGCTTGCCGCCGGAAAATCGGCGGTGGGTAATCTGGTGCTGTCCGCCGAACATCAGGGCGGCAATATCTGTATTGAAGTGACCGACGACGGTGCAGGACTGAATCGTCAGCGGATCCTGGCGAAAGCCGCCTCGCAGGGCATGGCCGTTCATGACAACATGAGCGACGAAGAGGTCGGGATGCTGATTTTCGCTCCGGGCTTCTCCACCGCGGAGCAGGTGACCGATGTGTCCGGGCGCGGTGTCGGTATGGATGTGGTAAAACGGAACATCCAGGAGATGGGGGGGCACGTTGAGATCCAGTCGAAACAGGGTACGGGCACCACCATTCGCATCCTGCTGCCGCTAACATTAGCTATTCTTGATGGCATGTCGGTGAAAGTGAGCGGGGAAGTATTTATCCTGCCGCTGAATGCCGTTATGGAATCCCTGCAGCCGCGCATAGAAGATCTGCATCCGCTGGCGGGTGGCGAACGGGTACTGGAAGTCCGCGGCGAGTATTTGCCGCTGGTTGAATTGTGGAAAGTGTTTGATGTTCAGGGTGCCAGAACCGAAGCGACGCAAGGAATTGTGGTGATCCTGCAAACAGCCGGACGCCGTTATGCGCTGCTGGTCGATCAGCTTATCGGCCAGCATCAGGTGGTGGTGAAAAACCTCGAGAGTAATTATCGCAAAGTACCGGGTATTTCTGCCGCCACTATTCTCGGGGATGGTAGCGTGGCGCTGATCGTCGATGTTTCAGCGCTTCAGGGATTAAATCGTGAACAACGTATGGCGCACACAGCAGCCTGA
- the motB gene encoding flagellar motor protein MotB, translating to MKNQAHPIVVVKRRKHKSHGGGAHGSWKIAYADFMTAMMAFFLVMWLISISSPKELIQIAEYFRTPLATAVAGGPRVSNSDSPIPGGGDDYTQQQGEVHKQQPNIEQLRERMEMSRLKKIRGELDQLIEADPKLKALRPHLKIDLVQEGLRIQIIDSQNRPMFKTGSAEVEPYMRDILRAIAPVLNEIPNKISLSGHTDDYPYAGGDKGYSNWELSADRANASRRELVAGSLDSDKVLRVVGMAATMRLSDRGGNDAINRRISLVVLNKRTEQAILNENAESQNVPFSELTPSAAAPQAGSPTSPQADPR from the coding sequence ATGAAAAATCAGGCGCACCCCATTGTCGTCGTTAAGCGGCGGAAACATAAAAGTCACGGTGGCGGCGCTCACGGATCGTGGAAAATTGCTTACGCCGATTTTATGACCGCGATGATGGCATTTTTTCTGGTGATGTGGCTGATTTCCATTTCCAGCCCGAAAGAACTGATTCAGATTGCCGAGTACTTTCGTACGCCGCTGGCCACAGCGGTGGCGGGCGGTCCGCGGGTTTCTAACAGCGACAGCCCGATCCCCGGCGGTGGTGACGACTATACCCAGCAGCAGGGTGAAGTTCACAAACAGCAGCCCAACATCGAACAGCTCCGTGAGCGGATGGAAATGAGCCGGTTGAAAAAGATCCGCGGTGAACTTGATCAGTTGATTGAGGCCGATCCCAAACTTAAGGCGCTCAGACCGCATCTTAAAATCGACCTGGTACAGGAAGGATTGCGTATCCAGATAATCGACAGTCAGAATCGCCCGATGTTTAAGACCGGCAGTGCTGAAGTCGAGCCGTACATGCGCGATATCCTGCGCGCTATTGCCCCGGTGCTCAACGAAATCCCCAATAAAATTAGTCTCTCCGGGCATACTGACGATTACCCATACGCCGGTGGTGATAAGGGTTACAGCAACTGGGAACTCTCCGCAGACCGCGCTAACGCTTCGCGTCGCGAGCTGGTGGCCGGCAGTCTGGACAGCGATAAAGTTCTGCGCGTCGTTGGCATGGCCGCAACCATGCGGCTGTCTGACCGTGGGGGAAATGACGCTATCAACCGCCGTATTAGCCTGGTAGTGCTGAACAAGCGCACCGAACAGGCCATTCTTAATGAGAATGCCGAAAGTCAGAACGTCCCGTTTAGTGAATTAACGCCATCTGCGGCAGCACCGCAGGCGGGCAGTCCCACATCGCCACAAGCCGATCCGAGGTGA
- the motA gene encoding flagellar motor stator protein MotA — MLILLGYLVVLGTVFGGYMMTGGHLGALYQPAELIIIGGAGVGAFIVGNNGKSIKGTLKAIPLLFRRSKYTKGMYMDLLALLYRLMAKSRQQGMFSLERDIENPQESEIFASYPRILADGVMLDFIIDYLRLIISGNMNTFEIEALMDEEIETHESESEVPANALASVGDSLPAFGIVAAVMGVVHALASADRPAAELGALIAHAMVGTFLGILLAYGFISPLASVLRQKSAETSKMMQCVKITLLSNLNGYAPPIAVEFGRKTLYSSERPSFVELEEHVRAVRNPSAQQTTTEDA, encoded by the coding sequence GTGCTTATCTTATTGGGTTACCTGGTTGTTCTCGGTACAGTTTTCGGCGGTTACATGATGACCGGCGGACACCTTGGAGCACTCTATCAACCGGCTGAACTTATTATTATCGGCGGGGCTGGCGTAGGTGCGTTTATCGTTGGTAATAACGGTAAGTCCATCAAGGGAACGCTTAAAGCGATCCCGCTGCTTTTTCGGCGCTCAAAATATACCAAAGGCATGTACATGGACCTGCTGGCGCTGCTGTATCGTCTGATGGCAAAATCACGCCAGCAGGGGATGTTCTCGCTTGAAAGGGACATTGAGAATCCGCAAGAGAGTGAAATCTTCGCCAGCTATCCACGGATACTGGCCGATGGCGTAATGCTGGATTTCATCATTGATTACCTGCGCCTTATTATCAGCGGCAATATGAACACCTTCGAAATCGAAGCGCTGATGGATGAAGAGATCGAAACCCACGAAAGCGAATCAGAGGTTCCGGCCAACGCGCTGGCCTCCGTGGGCGATTCTTTACCGGCGTTCGGTATCGTGGCGGCGGTTATGGGCGTTGTTCATGCCCTGGCTTCGGCGGATCGTCCGGCAGCGGAACTGGGAGCGCTCATCGCTCACGCGATGGTCGGCACCTTCCTCGGGATTTTACTGGCCTACGGATTTATCTCCCCGCTCGCCAGCGTACTGCGGCAAAAAAGTGCTGAGACCAGCAAGATGATGCAGTGCGTTAAGATAACGCTACTGTCGAATCTTAATGGCTATGCGCCGCCGATTGCCGTCGAATTTGGGCGTAAAACACTGTACTCCAGCGAACGTCCTTCCTTTGTTGAACTGGAAGAGCATGTCCGCGCCGTCAGAAATCCGTCTGCCCAGCAAACCACGACTGAGGACGCATGA
- the flhC gene encoding flagellar transcriptional regulator FlhC, which yields MRMSEKSIVQEARDIQLAMELITLGARLQMLESETQLSRGRLIKLYKELRGSPPPKGMLPFSTDWFMTWEQNIHSSMFCNAWQYLLKTGLCSGVDAVIKAYRLYLEQCPQLDGEAPLLALTRAWTLVRFVESGMLQLSHCSCCDGNFITHAHQPVGSFVCSLCQPPSRAVKRRKLSRDVADITPQLLDEQIEQAV from the coding sequence CTGAGGATGAGCGAAAAAAGCATTGTTCAGGAAGCCCGTGATATTCAGCTGGCAATGGAGCTGATTACGCTGGGCGCTCGCTTACAGATGCTGGAAAGCGAGACACAGCTGAGCCGTGGTCGTCTTATCAAACTGTATAAAGAGCTTCGCGGTAGCCCGCCACCGAAAGGTATGCTGCCGTTTTCCACCGACTGGTTTATGACCTGGGAGCAGAACATACACTCGTCAATGTTCTGCAATGCCTGGCAGTATTTGTTAAAAACGGGGCTGTGCAGTGGCGTTGATGCGGTTATTAAAGCGTATCGCCTGTATCTTGAGCAGTGCCCGCAGCTGGACGGTGAAGCACCATTGCTGGCGCTAACGCGAGCCTGGACACTGGTGCGCTTTGTTGAAAGCGGGATGCTTCAATTGTCACATTGCAGCTGCTGCGACGGCAATTTCATTACCCATGCGCATCAGCCTGTAGGTAGTTTTGTGTGCAGTTTATGCCAGCCGCCGTCCAGGGCCGTAAAAAGACGTAAACTTTCCCGCGATGTTGCCGATATAACACCACAACTGCTGGATGAACAGATCGAACAGGCTGTTTAA
- the flhD gene encoding flagellar transcriptional regulator FlhD, with protein sequence MHTSELLKHIYDINLSYLLLAQRLIGQDKPSAMFRLGINEEMATTLVELTLPQMVKLAETNQLICEFRFDSHETINRLTQDSRVDDLQQIHTGILLSTRLLSDAGQAAAARKKRA encoded by the coding sequence ATGCATACATCCGAGTTGCTGAAACATATTTACGACATCAATCTGTCATATCTACTCCTTGCGCAGCGCCTGATCGGTCAGGACAAACCATCAGCGATGTTCCGTCTCGGTATCAACGAAGAGATGGCAACTACGCTGGTAGAACTAACACTGCCGCAAATGGTGAAACTGGCTGAGACCAATCAGCTTATTTGTGAATTCCGTTTTGACAGTCATGAGACAATCAACCGTCTGACGCAGGATTCACGCGTTGACGATCTGCAACAAATTCACACCGGGATACTCCTTTCTACTCGCCTGCTTTCAGACGCGGGCCAGGCTGCCGCTGCGCGCAAGAAAAGGGCCTGA
- the uspC gene encoding universal stress protein UspC, which produces MRYQHLLVAVAATPESHRLVAKAVSIARPLNASISLITLATDPEMYTCFAAPMLENLREIAHEETRQFLRDIVQHAGYPIAETVIASGELSEHINHFCRTRKVDLVLCGNHNHSFFSRATCSAKNVIGNTGADVLLVALP; this is translated from the coding sequence ATGCGTTATCAACATCTTCTGGTGGCCGTTGCTGCCACGCCGGAAAGTCATCGTCTGGTTGCCAAAGCCGTGTCCATTGCGCGACCGCTTAATGCCAGCATCAGTCTTATTACCCTCGCCACTGACCCGGAAATGTATACCTGTTTCGCCGCCCCCATGCTGGAAAATCTGCGGGAGATAGCGCATGAAGAGACCCGGCAATTTTTACGTGACATTGTTCAGCATGCCGGGTACCCGATCGCTGAAACTGTCATTGCATCCGGTGAGTTAAGTGAGCATATCAATCATTTTTGCCGAACCCGAAAGGTGGATCTGGTGTTATGCGGTAATCATAATCACAGTTTTTTCTCCCGGGCGACCTGTTCGGCCAAAAATGTCATCGGCAATACCGGGGCCGATGTATTACTGGTGGCGCTGCCATAA
- the otsA gene encoding alpha,alpha-trehalose-phosphate synthase produces the protein MSRLVVVSNRIAPPDDKKASAGGLAVGVLGALKAAGGLWFGWSGEVGNEEEPVKTVSKGNITWASFNLSEQDYEHYYSQFSNAVLWPAFHYRLDLVSFQREAWEGYQRVNSLLADKLVPLVKKDDTLWVHDYHLLPFASELRKRNVHNLVGFFLHIPFPTPEIFNALPPNAELLEQLCDYDLLGFQTENDRLAFLESVAAQTRLTTRDGKFHTAWGKNFRTEVYPIGIEPEEIARQATGPLPPKLAQLKSELKSVKNIFSVERLDYSKGLPERFMAYETLLEKYPEHHGKIRYTQIAPTSRGEVQAYQDIRHQLESLAGRINGQYGQLGWTPLFYLNQHFDRKLLMKIFRYSDVGLVTPLRDGMNLVAKEYVAAQDPQDPGVLVLSQFAGAANELTSALIVNPYDRDDVATALNRALTMPLAERISRHAEMMDVIRDNDINHWQERFIRDLKQIAPRSDASQLQHKVATFPKLA, from the coding sequence ATGAGTCGCTTAGTCGTAGTATCTAATCGTATTGCCCCACCTGATGATAAGAAAGCCAGCGCCGGTGGCCTGGCGGTAGGGGTGCTCGGTGCATTAAAAGCCGCAGGCGGCCTGTGGTTTGGCTGGAGTGGTGAGGTCGGTAATGAAGAAGAGCCTGTTAAGACCGTCAGTAAGGGCAATATTACCTGGGCCTCTTTTAATCTGAGCGAACAAGATTATGAGCACTATTACAGCCAGTTCTCTAATGCGGTTCTGTGGCCGGCGTTTCACTATCGTCTCGATCTGGTCAGTTTCCAGCGGGAAGCCTGGGAAGGATACCAGCGCGTCAACTCTCTGCTCGCTGACAAGCTGGTGCCGCTGGTGAAAAAGGACGATACCCTATGGGTCCATGATTATCATCTGCTGCCTTTTGCCAGCGAGCTGCGTAAAAGAAACGTCCACAATCTGGTCGGTTTCTTCCTGCACATTCCGTTCCCGACGCCGGAAATTTTTAATGCGTTGCCGCCCAATGCTGAACTGCTGGAACAGCTGTGCGATTACGACCTGCTGGGTTTCCAGACGGAAAACGATCGTCTCGCATTTCTGGAAAGCGTAGCGGCACAGACGCGTCTGACGACCCGTGACGGCAAGTTTCATACGGCGTGGGGCAAAAACTTCCGTACCGAAGTGTACCCGATTGGTATTGAGCCTGAAGAGATTGCCCGTCAGGCCACCGGTCCGCTTCCGCCAAAACTGGCGCAGCTCAAAAGTGAACTGAAGAGTGTTAAAAACATTTTTTCCGTTGAGCGTCTGGACTATTCCAAAGGCTTGCCGGAGCGCTTCATGGCCTATGAAACGTTACTGGAAAAGTACCCGGAGCATCATGGCAAAATACGCTATACCCAAATCGCGCCCACGTCGCGCGGTGAAGTGCAGGCGTATCAGGATATTCGGCATCAGCTTGAGAGTCTGGCCGGGCGCATCAATGGTCAGTACGGGCAACTGGGCTGGACGCCGCTGTTCTACCTGAACCAGCATTTTGACCGCAAATTATTGATGAAAATTTTCCGCTATTCAGATGTAGGACTGGTCACGCCGCTGCGTGACGGGATGAACCTGGTGGCAAAAGAGTACGTTGCGGCTCAGGACCCGCAGGATCCGGGGGTTCTGGTTCTGTCACAGTTTGCCGGGGCGGCGAATGAACTGACCTCAGCGCTGATCGTGAATCCTTACGATCGTGATGATGTGGCAACAGCGCTTAACCGGGCGCTCACCATGCCGCTGGCCGAGCGTATTTCACGCCATGCCGAAATGATGGATGTTATTCGTGACAATGATATCAACCACTGGCAGGAGAGGTTTATCCGCGACCTAAAGCAGATAGCGCCACGCAGTGACGCGAGTCAACTTCAGCATAAAGTGGCGACTTTCCCGAAACTGGCCTGA
- the otsB gene encoding trehalose-phosphatase, translating to MADQLSLPPVLKGNHAWFFDLDGTLAEIKPHPDQVMLIPAIRNTLQRLAVQTDGAVALVSGRAMDELDALASPLHFPLAGVHGAQRRDFQGKTHTVELPADLVRTLHDQLTTALAVMPGCELEAKGMAFALHYRQAPQYEERIMALAQGIVGLYPQLGLQPGKCVVELKPQGISKGEAIAAFMQEAPFRGRTPVFIGDDLTDEAGFRVVNQLNGVSIKVGPGATQAQWRLATVPDVHRWLQTNADNQQLQEKALTDRRDGHESLSRSI from the coding sequence GTGGCTGACCAGTTATCTTTACCGCCTGTACTTAAAGGAAATCACGCCTGGTTCTTTGACCTCGATGGTACTCTCGCTGAAATCAAACCGCATCCGGACCAGGTTATGCTTATCCCTGCAATCCGTAATACCCTGCAACGACTCGCCGTGCAGACTGACGGTGCTGTGGCTCTCGTATCCGGACGCGCTATGGACGAGCTGGATGCGCTGGCCAGTCCGTTACATTTTCCACTGGCGGGCGTTCACGGTGCCCAGCGACGCGATTTTCAGGGCAAAACGCATACGGTCGAACTGCCGGCTGATTTAGTGCGGACATTACACGATCAATTAACCACCGCGCTGGCCGTCATGCCGGGCTGTGAGCTGGAAGCGAAAGGCATGGCCTTTGCGCTGCATTATCGTCAGGCGCCACAATACGAAGAACGTATTATGGCGCTGGCGCAGGGTATCGTCGGGCTTTATCCGCAGCTGGGGCTTCAGCCGGGTAAGTGCGTCGTCGAACTCAAACCGCAGGGGATCAGTAAAGGTGAAGCAATTGCTGCCTTTATGCAGGAAGCACCCTTTCGCGGCAGAACGCCGGTATTTATTGGTGACGATCTCACTGACGAAGCCGGATTTCGGGTGGTTAACCAGCTAAACGGGGTTTCCATCAAAGTAGGTCCGGGGGCAACCCAGGCGCAGTGGCGTCTGGCGACGGTCCCCGATGTTCATCGGTGGCTTCAAACGAATGCTGATAACCAACAATTACAAGAAAAAGCGCTAACAGACAGGAGAGATGGCCATGAGTCGCTTAGTCGTAGTATCTAA
- the araH gene encoding L-arabinose ABC transporter permease AraH produces the protein MSSFTTTGASKSSMSIGRIWDQYGMLVVFAVVFLACAIFVPNFASFINMKGLGLAISMSGMVACGMLFCLASGDFDLSVASVIACAGVTTAVVINMTESLWMGVFAGLMLGVICGLVNGFVIAKLKINALITTLATMQIVRGLAYIISDGKAVGIEDERFFALGYANWLGLPAPIWLTVGCLIIFGLLLNKTTFGRNTLAIGGNEEAARLAGVPVVRTKIIIFILSGLVSAAAGIILASRMTSGQPMTSIGYELIVISACVLGGVSLKGGIGKISYVVAGILILGTVENAMNLLNISPFSQYVVRGLILLAAVIFDRYKQKAKRSV, from the coding sequence ATGTCATCTTTTACCACTACTGGCGCATCTAAGTCGTCAATGAGTATCGGGCGGATTTGGGATCAGTACGGCATGTTGGTTGTGTTTGCCGTGGTATTTCTGGCCTGCGCCATTTTTGTACCTAATTTTGCCTCCTTTATTAATATGAAAGGGCTGGGACTGGCTATCTCCATGTCCGGGATGGTGGCCTGCGGGATGCTATTCTGCCTGGCGTCCGGCGACTTCGATCTCTCCGTCGCTTCAGTCATTGCCTGCGCGGGCGTCACCACGGCGGTGGTCATCAACATGACCGAAAGTCTGTGGATGGGCGTATTTGCCGGTCTGATGCTCGGAGTTATCTGCGGTCTGGTAAACGGTTTTGTCATCGCGAAACTGAAAATCAACGCCCTGATCACCACCCTGGCGACCATGCAAATTGTCCGCGGCCTGGCCTACATTATTTCTGACGGTAAAGCGGTGGGTATTGAGGACGAGCGTTTTTTTGCCCTGGGCTACGCTAACTGGCTGGGTCTGCCTGCACCAATCTGGTTAACCGTCGGCTGTCTGATTATCTTTGGCCTGCTGCTCAACAAAACCACGTTTGGGCGTAATACGCTGGCTATCGGGGGTAATGAAGAAGCTGCGCGTCTGGCCGGGGTGCCGGTAGTGCGCACCAAAATCATCATCTTTATACTCTCAGGTCTGGTCTCTGCCGCCGCAGGGATTATTCTCGCATCGCGTATGACCAGCGGACAGCCGATGACCTCTATCGGTTATGAACTCATTGTTATCTCTGCCTGCGTGCTGGGAGGGGTATCGTTGAAGGGGGGGATCGGCAAAATCTCTTATGTCGTAGCGGGAATACTGATCCTCGGTACGGTGGAGAACGCCATGAACCTGCTGAACATCTCGCCATTTTCGCAATACGTCGTCCGCGGGCTAATTCTACTGGCAGCGGTTATCTTTGACCGCTACAAACAGAAAGCTAAGCGTAGCGTGTGA